A region from the Zonotrichia leucophrys gambelii isolate GWCS_2022_RI chromosome Z, RI_Zleu_2.0, whole genome shotgun sequence genome encodes:
- the S100Z gene encoding protein S100-Z, whose protein sequence is MTTPLEDAMDTLIRIFHHYSGKEGDRNKLSKGELKELLTSELTDFLSGQKDPLLVDKIMNDLDSNKDNEVDFNEFVILVAALTVACNDFFEEQLKKEEF, encoded by the exons ATGACCACTCCACTGGAAGATGCAATGGACACCTTGATCAGGATTTTCCATCACTACTCGGGCAAAGAAGGAGACAGGAACAAGCTCAGTAAAGGAGAACTCAAGGAGCTCCTTACCAGTGAGCTCACTGACTTCCTTTCA GGCCAAAAGGACCCCCTCCTGGTCGATAAAATTATGAATGACCTGGACTCCAATAAGGACAATGAAGTGGATTTTAATGAATTTGTCATTCTGGTTGCTGCTTTGACAGTGGCATGTAATGATTTCTTTGAAGAACAGCTAAAGaaagaggaattttaa
- the CRHBP gene encoding corticotropin-releasing factor-binding protein codes for MPSAFQFQCHLVLIFLAASKGETRYLEVRDAGEDDPFLLLSEDLKRELSAGQIYRRSLRCIDMLSIEGQFTFTADQPQLHCATFFIGEPEELITIHSDFVNIDCQGGDFLKVFDGWILKGEKFPSSLDHPLTTSQRYVDFCESGNIQRTIRSSQNVAMIFFRIQLPGNGFTVTVKKSSNLFPCNVISQTPSGRFTMVIPHQHRNCSFSIIYPVVIKISDLILGHLNGLFLKKPSASCAGVGDFVELLGGAGLDPSKMFPLADLCHSFHGSAQMKIGCDNTVLRMVSSGKHINRVTFEYHQLDLQETETRKENSIEEFCFPSI; via the exons ATGCCGTCTGCTTTCCAGTTTCAATGCCACCTCGTTCTCATCTTCCTGGCAGCTTCCAAAGGAGAAACCAGATACCTGGAG GTGAGGGATGCTGGTGAAGATGACCCCTTCCTACTACTCAGTGAGGATCTGAAGCGAGAGCTGTCAGCAGGACAGATCTACCGGCGGTCGCTCC GGTGCATTGACATGCTGAGTATAGAGGGGCAGTTCACCTTCACCGCAGAccagccacagctgcactgCGCAACCTTCTTCATCGGGGAGCCTGAGGAGCTCATCACAATTCACTCTGACTTTGTAAACATCGACTGCCAAGGCGGGGACTTCCTGAAG GTGTTTGATGGATGGATACTCAAGGGAGAGAAATTTCCCAGTTCCTTGGACCATCCTCTCACCACTTCTCAAAGATACGTAGACTTCTGTGAAAGTGGGAATATTCAGAGGACCATCAGATCGTCACAGAATGTGGCAATGATCTTCTTCAGGATTCAGCTACCAGGCAATGGATTTACTGTCACAGTCAAGAAAAGCAGCAACCTCTTCC CCTGCAATGTAATCTCTCAGACCCCCTCAGGAAGGTTTACCATGGTCATTCCTCACCAGCAcagaaactgcagcttctccatAATCTACCCAGTGGTGATAAAAATATCTGATCTTATCCTGGGACATTTAAATGGTCTCTTTTTAAAG AAACCGTCTGCAAGCTGTGCAGGAGTGGGAGATTTTGTAGAGCTCCTTGGAGGAGCTGGCTTAGACCCATCCAAGATGTTTCCACTAGCTGACCTCTGCCATTCCTTTCATGGGTCTG CCCAAATGAAGATTGGCTGTGACAACACTGTGCTGCGGATGGTCTCCAGTGGCAAACACATCAACCGTGTGACATTTGAGTATCATCAGCTGGATCTGCAGGAAACTGAAACAAGAAAGGAGAACAGCATTGAGGAATTCTGCTTTCCTAGTATCTGA